One Natrinema marinum genomic window carries:
- a CDS encoding L-aspartate oxidase, whose protein sequence is MTETDTGTATTTEGETTDVLVVGSGIAGCAAALAAARAGAEVVLLTKATKPDDASTDWAQGGISTTRGNPASLKQDIIDASDGTADLDAVDTLVEHADEAVEDVLIDTLEVGFDETDGGDLDYTREAAHSEYRILHVDAATGTHILRPFLNYIDDHERIAVRQDTAALELITAEGRVHGVVSDEEPEGNPIYAGATVLATGGVGALYGRSTNPDDATGDGIAMAALAGADVNDLEFVQFHPTAYAGEDPFLLSEALRGEGAVLRNGDGERFMDDYHPQGDLAPRDVVARAVETEREATGEVVLDVSPLEFEAEYPGIAEKCRDRGIEGDEIPVAPCEHFLCGGIDVDDRGRTSLDRLYAVGECARTGVHGANRLASTSLLEGLVWGLRAGEDATGFEPEVVEAPELLNRDPALPERFAAEKFTRLQRTMDEYLGLERDPDEIARASAVLRRLKGEVDAYIRTRTARELYELRNASVTALLIARAAGENTESVGCHYVVDEAPLP, encoded by the coding sequence ATGACGGAAACCGACACCGGCACGGCGACGACGACCGAGGGCGAGACGACCGACGTGCTCGTCGTCGGTAGCGGCATCGCGGGCTGTGCGGCCGCGCTCGCCGCGGCCAGAGCGGGCGCGGAGGTCGTCCTCCTGACGAAGGCGACGAAACCCGACGACGCCAGCACCGACTGGGCGCAGGGCGGCATCTCGACGACCCGCGGGAATCCCGCCTCGCTCAAGCAGGACATCATCGACGCCAGCGACGGCACCGCCGATCTCGACGCCGTCGACACCCTCGTCGAACACGCCGACGAGGCCGTCGAGGACGTGCTCATCGACACGCTCGAGGTCGGCTTCGACGAGACCGACGGCGGCGATCTCGATTACACGCGCGAGGCCGCCCACTCCGAGTACCGCATCCTCCACGTCGACGCCGCGACGGGGACGCACATTCTCCGACCGTTCCTGAACTATATCGACGATCACGAGCGGATCGCGGTCCGACAGGACACGGCAGCGCTCGAGTTGATCACCGCTGAGGGACGCGTTCACGGCGTCGTGAGTGACGAAGAACCCGAAGGCAACCCGATCTACGCCGGCGCGACGGTGCTGGCGACCGGCGGCGTCGGCGCGCTCTACGGTCGGTCGACCAACCCCGACGACGCGACCGGCGACGGGATCGCCATGGCCGCGCTCGCGGGGGCCGACGTGAACGACCTCGAGTTCGTGCAGTTTCACCCGACCGCCTACGCAGGTGAGGATCCGTTCCTGCTCTCGGAGGCGCTTCGAGGCGAAGGGGCCGTCCTCCGCAACGGCGACGGCGAGCGGTTCATGGACGACTACCACCCGCAGGGCGACCTAGCGCCGCGGGACGTGGTCGCCCGCGCGGTCGAAACGGAACGCGAGGCGACCGGCGAGGTCGTGCTGGACGTGAGCCCCCTCGAGTTCGAGGCCGAGTATCCGGGCATCGCCGAGAAGTGCCGCGACCGCGGGATCGAGGGCGACGAGATTCCCGTCGCGCCCTGCGAGCACTTCCTCTGTGGCGGGATCGACGTCGACGACCGCGGGCGGACCTCGCTCGACCGGCTCTACGCCGTCGGCGAGTGCGCCCGGACCGGCGTCCACGGCGCGAACCGGCTGGCGAGCACGAGCCTGCTCGAAGGGCTCGTCTGGGGGCTGCGCGCAGGCGAGGACGCCACCGGGTTCGAGCCCGAGGTCGTCGAAGCGCCCGAACTGCTGAACCGCGATCCCGCACTGCCCGAGCGCTTCGCCGCCGAGAAGTTCACGCGTCTCCAGCGGACGATGGACGAGTACCTGGGCCTCGAGCGCGACCCCGACGAGATCGCCCGCGCGAGCGCCGTCCTCCGGCGGCTCAAAGGGGAGGTCGACGCCTACATCCGCACGCGGACGGCCCGAGAGCTCTACGAACTGCGCAACGCCAGCGTCACCGCGCTGTTGATCGCCCGCGCCGCCGGCGAGAACACCGAATCGGTGGGCTGTCACTACGTCGTCGACGAAGCACCCCTCCCGTAG
- the nadA gene encoding quinolinate synthase NadA translates to MVKMETAELETDLSLFKYDNLEQLPPRYRDLEEAERTERIEAALEELGDDVVILGHNYQRREIVEHADFIGDSYQLSKEAADADAEYVIFGGVTFMAESADIITDDDQSVILPSMEASCPMAGMAEALQVDSAWAEITAAAPDADIIPITYMNSYADLKAFCASQGGLVCTSSNAHKAFEYAFDKGDKVLFLPDKHLGENTAYRLGMEDEIAEWDPWDPEGKDAEEVAEKDIILWDGYCQVHERFREEHIEQVRADNPDANVIVHPECRREVVEAADVAGSTATICQTVAEADPGETWAIGTEIHLTNHLQRWHPEVNVVPLCGDACMDCNAMRQIDPNYLTWVLEELAEGREHNVIEVAPEEKELAGVALDRMLEI, encoded by the coding sequence ATGGTCAAAATGGAAACGGCGGAGCTGGAGACCGACCTGAGTCTGTTCAAATACGACAACCTCGAGCAACTGCCGCCCCGGTATCGGGACCTCGAGGAGGCCGAACGGACCGAACGCATCGAGGCGGCGCTCGAGGAACTCGGCGACGATGTCGTCATCCTGGGACACAACTACCAGCGACGCGAGATCGTCGAGCACGCAGACTTCATCGGCGACTCCTATCAGCTCTCGAAGGAGGCCGCCGACGCGGACGCCGAGTACGTGATCTTCGGCGGCGTGACGTTCATGGCCGAGAGCGCGGACATCATCACGGACGACGATCAGTCCGTGATCCTCCCGAGCATGGAGGCTTCGTGTCCGATGGCCGGGATGGCCGAGGCCTTGCAGGTCGACAGCGCGTGGGCCGAGATCACCGCGGCCGCGCCGGACGCCGATATCATCCCGATCACCTACATGAACTCCTACGCGGATCTGAAGGCGTTCTGTGCGAGCCAGGGTGGGCTCGTCTGCACCTCCTCGAACGCACACAAGGCCTTCGAGTACGCATTCGACAAGGGTGACAAGGTGTTGTTCCTCCCTGATAAGCACCTCGGGGAGAACACCGCCTACCGGCTCGGCATGGAAGACGAGATCGCCGAGTGGGACCCCTGGGACCCCGAAGGCAAAGACGCCGAGGAGGTCGCGGAGAAAGATATCATCCTCTGGGACGGCTACTGCCAGGTCCACGAGCGCTTCCGCGAGGAGCACATCGAGCAGGTCCGCGCGGACAATCCCGACGCGAACGTGATTGTCCACCCCGAGTGTCGACGCGAGGTCGTCGAAGCGGCCGACGTGGCCGGCTCGACGGCGACCATTTGCCAGACGGTCGCCGAGGCCGACCCCGGCGAGACGTGGGCCATCGGCACCGAGATCCACCTCACGAACCACCTCCAGCGCTGGCACCCCGAGGTGAACGTCGTCCCCCTCTGTGGCGACGCCTGCATGGACTGCAACGCCATGCGCCAGATCGACCCCAACTACCTCACCTGGGTGTTAGAGGAACTCGCCGAGGGCCGAGAACACAACGTGATCGAGGTCGCGCCCGAGGAGAAGGAACTCGCAGGCGTCGCGCTCGATCGCATGCTCGAGATCTAA
- the gfo6 gene encoding D-xylose 1-dehydrogenase Gfo6, producing MALEDAFSHFTRRDWERESVEGTVRIAVVGVGGFARQRALPAIADGDYCETTMLVTSSPDGVADIAEEHSVETVVGYDAFLAGDSRGAYDAVYIATPNAFHGRYATAAAEFGKHVVCEKPLETTVERARAVVDACADAGVTLMTAYRLQTEPTVRRTRELVRDGVIGDVVQIHGGFSHPLLAHADPDTWRLDPDLAGGGALVDLGVYPLNTIRFILECEPTDVYATTHSSGGPFANVDEHVAFQLEYETDATASCTASFDAHSRSILELVGTEGMIDIESPFGGVVPQEITVESGDMRMEYTGPRIDEVCEEFDYFGYCVLTGTDPEPDGEDGLADLRAIEAAYESAETGRRVDLE from the coding sequence ATGGCACTCGAAGACGCCTTCTCACACTTCACGCGGCGCGACTGGGAACGCGAATCGGTCGAGGGAACCGTTCGAATCGCCGTCGTCGGCGTCGGCGGCTTCGCCCGCCAGCGCGCGCTGCCCGCTATCGCGGACGGCGACTACTGCGAGACGACGATGCTGGTCACGAGTTCGCCCGACGGCGTGGCCGACATCGCCGAGGAGCACAGCGTCGAAACCGTCGTCGGCTACGACGCCTTCCTCGCGGGCGACTCCCGCGGCGCCTACGACGCGGTGTATATCGCGACGCCGAACGCCTTCCACGGCCGGTACGCGACGGCGGCGGCCGAGTTCGGGAAACACGTCGTCTGCGAGAAACCGCTCGAGACCACCGTCGAGCGCGCCCGCGCGGTCGTCGACGCCTGCGCCGACGCCGGCGTGACGCTGATGACGGCCTACCGGCTCCAGACGGAGCCGACGGTTCGCCGCACGCGGGAACTCGTCCGCGACGGCGTCATCGGCGACGTCGTCCAGATCCACGGCGGCTTCTCGCACCCGCTGCTCGCACACGCCGACCCCGACACGTGGCGGCTCGACCCCGACCTCGCCGGCGGCGGCGCGCTGGTCGACCTCGGCGTCTACCCGCTCAACACGATCCGTTTTATCCTCGAGTGCGAGCCGACGGACGTCTACGCGACGACCCACTCGAGCGGCGGCCCCTTCGCGAACGTCGACGAACACGTCGCATTCCAACTCGAGTACGAGACCGACGCGACGGCCTCGTGTACGGCCAGTTTCGACGCCCACTCCCGCAGCATCCTCGAACTGGTCGGCACCGAGGGGATGATCGACATCGAATCGCCGTTCGGCGGCGTCGTCCCACAGGAGATCACGGTCGAGAGCGGCGACATGCGCATGGAGTACACCGGTCCGCGGATCGACGAGGTCTGCGAGGAGTTCGACTACTTCGGCTACTGCGTGCTGACCGGGACCGATCCCGAACCGGACGGCGAAGACGGGCTGGCCGATCTGCGCGCGATCGAGGCCGCCTACGAGTCGGCCGAGACGGGTCGGCGGGTCGACCTCGAGTGA
- a CDS encoding LLM class flavin-dependent oxidoreductase, whose translation MDVGLMVAGFGNGDLAETAVRAEDRGYDAVWIGELWGASGVVQATEVACRTEEIDIGTAILNVYSRSPAVLAMTAASLENVSDGRFTLGLGTSTATAIEGLHGASFDRPVRRAHETIELIRAFTAGDGEPVDYEGELLEASSFPSLEVSVPIYHAGLGPANRRVVGRLADGWIPHNIPFSRLDEAFEEVAAAARERNRDPGAIEIAPYVPSAVSDDRDEARDTLRRHVAYYVGSGEGYRRAVATAFPDAADEVAEAWRDGEKRAAANAVTDEMLADLGVAGTPDEAREQLRTLVAETGIDHPIVVIPEPASSEMAETTIEALAPEAL comes from the coding sequence ATGGACGTTGGACTCATGGTAGCGGGCTTCGGTAACGGAGACCTCGCGGAGACGGCCGTCCGCGCGGAAGATCGAGGATACGACGCCGTCTGGATCGGGGAGCTCTGGGGAGCCAGCGGCGTCGTCCAGGCGACCGAGGTGGCCTGTCGCACCGAGGAGATCGACATCGGTACCGCGATCCTGAACGTCTACTCGCGCTCGCCGGCCGTCCTCGCGATGACGGCGGCCTCGCTCGAGAACGTCTCTGACGGCCGGTTCACGCTCGGTCTCGGGACGAGCACGGCGACGGCGATCGAAGGCCTCCACGGCGCGTCGTTCGACCGGCCGGTGCGCCGGGCACACGAGACGATCGAGCTGATCCGCGCGTTTACCGCCGGCGACGGCGAGCCCGTCGACTACGAGGGCGAGTTACTCGAGGCGTCGTCGTTCCCCTCGCTCGAGGTGTCGGTGCCGATCTACCACGCCGGGCTCGGGCCGGCCAACCGTCGCGTCGTCGGCCGGCTCGCCGACGGCTGGATCCCGCACAACATCCCGTTCTCGCGGCTCGACGAGGCGTTCGAGGAGGTCGCGGCGGCCGCACGGGAACGCAACCGCGATCCCGGAGCGATCGAGATCGCGCCGTACGTCCCGTCGGCGGTCAGCGACGACCGCGACGAGGCGCGCGACACGCTCCGTCGGCACGTCGCCTACTACGTCGGCAGCGGCGAGGGCTACCGCCGGGCGGTCGCGACGGCGTTCCCGGATGCGGCGGACGAGGTCGCCGAGGCGTGGCGCGACGGCGAGAAACGGGCGGCGGCGAACGCGGTGACCGACGAGATGCTCGCCGACCTCGGGGTGGCGGGAACGCCCGACGAGGCCCGCGAGCAGCTTCGGACGCTCGTCGCCGAGACGGGGATCGACCACCCGATCGTCGTCATCCCGGAACCGGCCTCGAGCGAGATGGCCGAGACGACGATCGAGGCGCTCGCGCCCGAGGCCCTGTAG
- a CDS encoding HalOD1 output domain-containing protein — translation MSNLIARHGSPVCQTQFDQSGTQRASSAVIDALAAVADTSPLEMEPLCETIELEALDRLIGHAGTAGAGIALEFRVDEWDLIVTGDGRVIVFDSEDDDDFDLELA, via the coding sequence ATGAGTAACCTCATCGCGCGCCACGGATCACCCGTCTGTCAAACGCAGTTCGATCAGAGCGGTACGCAGCGAGCCTCGAGCGCCGTCATCGACGCGCTCGCCGCCGTCGCGGACACGTCGCCCCTTGAGATGGAACCGCTGTGCGAGACGATCGAACTCGAGGCGCTCGACCGACTCATCGGTCACGCCGGAACCGCGGGCGCCGGGATCGCTCTCGAGTTCCGCGTCGACGAGTGGGATCTGATCGTCACCGGCGACGGACGCGTCATCGTCTTCGATTCCGAGGACGACGACGATTTCGACCTCGAGCTCGCGTAG
- a CDS encoding helix-turn-helix domain-containing protein, producing the protein MSGSRAIAEITLVHPELVLTPTIEAVPEMESELEYQTIAGPGEYYLFFKVTGGQFDRFENALATDPTVSEPTVIIDGGEFRVYRMRLTSTERLVLPKAAELGMRVLHATSGRGGWIATLEIPDVAALRAFRAHCLAKDVAFAVDRLYHPGEDKLGSAYGLTPVQRETLQVAYERGYFSDPRGASIEDLAEVLGVSSSAVSGRLRRGMEALVGSTVAR; encoded by the coding sequence ATGAGCGGCTCGAGAGCTATCGCGGAGATCACGCTCGTCCACCCCGAGCTGGTGCTCACGCCGACGATCGAGGCCGTCCCCGAGATGGAGAGCGAACTCGAGTACCAGACGATCGCCGGCCCGGGCGAGTACTATCTCTTTTTCAAGGTCACGGGGGGCCAGTTCGATCGCTTCGAGAACGCGCTGGCGACCGACCCGACGGTGTCCGAGCCGACGGTCATCATCGACGGCGGCGAGTTCCGGGTCTACCGAATGCGGTTGACCTCCACCGAGCGGCTCGTCCTGCCGAAGGCTGCCGAACTCGGGATGCGCGTCCTCCACGCCACGAGCGGCCGCGGCGGCTGGATAGCGACGCTCGAGATACCGGATGTGGCGGCGCTGCGGGCGTTTCGCGCCCACTGTCTCGCGAAGGACGTCGCGTTCGCCGTCGATCGGCTCTATCACCCCGGCGAGGACAAACTGGGGTCGGCGTACGGACTGACGCCGGTCCAGCGGGAGACGCTGCAGGTGGCCTACGAGCGCGGGTACTTCAGCGACCCGCGGGGGGCGTCCATCGAGGACCTGGCCGAGGTGCTCGGGGTCTCCTCGTCGGCGGTCAGCGGTCGGCTCCGGCGCGGGATGGAAGCTCTGGTCGGGAGCACCGTCGCGCGTTGA
- the hmgA gene encoding hydroxymethylglutaryl-CoA reductase (NADPH), with product MTDPEDLAERVREGELRIHELEAHADYDTAAEARRLLVERETGTELEAIGDYTFPAERADPNIENMIGAAQVPMGVVGPVPVNGAATDSDGGAADGEYYLPLATTEGALLASVNRGLGVLRSAGGAEARVTKNGMTRAPVFRVEGVAEAAETVEWVEANLETLREAAESTTSHGELLDIEPYVVGDSVFLRFAFDTKDAMGMNMATIATGEACEVVEAETPASLVALSGNMCSDKKPAAINAVEGRGRSVTADAVIPGELVEDRLHTTADAIAEANTRKNLIGSAKAGSLGFNAHAANVVGAAFLATGQDEAQVVEAANTITTMDAREREDGTTDLYASVSLASLEVGTVGGGTKLPTQSEALDVLGLRGGGDPPGSNADALAEIIAVGALAGELSLLGALSSRHLASAHEDLGR from the coding sequence ATGACAGATCCCGAGGACCTCGCCGAGCGGGTGCGCGAGGGCGAGCTTCGCATTCACGAACTCGAGGCACACGCCGACTACGACACCGCGGCCGAAGCCCGGCGGCTGCTCGTCGAGCGCGAGACGGGCACGGAACTCGAGGCGATCGGTGACTACACCTTCCCCGCCGAGCGGGCGGACCCGAACATCGAGAACATGATCGGCGCGGCGCAGGTGCCGATGGGCGTCGTCGGCCCCGTTCCGGTCAACGGAGCGGCGACCGACTCGGACGGCGGCGCGGCAGACGGCGAGTACTACCTGCCGCTGGCGACGACCGAGGGCGCGCTGTTGGCGTCGGTCAACCGCGGGCTGGGCGTGCTTCGGTCGGCCGGCGGGGCCGAGGCTCGCGTCACGAAAAACGGGATGACCCGCGCCCCGGTGTTTCGGGTCGAGGGCGTCGCCGAGGCCGCCGAGACCGTCGAGTGGGTCGAAGCGAACCTCGAGACGCTTCGCGAGGCCGCCGAGTCGACGACGAGCCACGGCGAACTGCTCGATATCGAGCCATACGTCGTCGGCGACTCCGTCTTCCTGCGCTTTGCCTTCGACACCAAGGACGCGATGGGGATGAACATGGCCACGATCGCGACCGGCGAGGCCTGCGAGGTCGTCGAGGCCGAAACCCCGGCATCGCTCGTCGCGCTCTCGGGGAACATGTGCTCGGACAAGAAACCCGCCGCGATCAACGCCGTCGAGGGACGGGGCCGGTCGGTGACCGCCGACGCCGTGATCCCCGGCGAACTCGTCGAGGACCGACTCCACACGACCGCCGACGCAATCGCCGAGGCCAACACGCGCAAGAACCTGATCGGCAGCGCCAAAGCCGGCAGTTTGGGGTTCAACGCGCACGCCGCCAACGTCGTCGGTGCGGCCTTCCTCGCGACCGGTCAGGACGAGGCCCAGGTCGTCGAGGCCGCGAACACGATTACGACCATGGACGCGCGCGAGCGCGAGGACGGTACCACCGACCTCTACGCCAGCGTCTCGCTGGCCTCGCTCGAGGTCGGCACCGTCGGCGGCGGGACGAAACTCCCCACGCAGTCCGAAGCGCTCGACGTGCTCGGACTGCGTGGCGGGGGCGACCCGCCGGGCTCGAACGCCGACGCGCTCGCCGAGATCATCGCCGTCGGCGCGCTGGCGGGCGAACTCTCCTTACTCGGCGCGCTGTCCTCGCGACATCTCGCCAGCGCCCACGAGGATCTAGGTCGATAG
- a CDS encoding PQQ-binding-like beta-propeller repeat protein: MGKRSPGAPGEGGQRGWRRRRVLATAGATTMGALAGCQSGSDDTGMSDRSDEHESAGTDSGSAEGAATGSRMYRVDAANSGHLSEARGPQEQPVEKWYEARTTISFITPAVADGTVHVGPELAASDGTVNWDGDFYERSPAIVDGRRYSVTFTELNTVSLDDTLNEWNYYFTTNPSAPTVVDGVAYLGYERGQLYALTTPGEDEEGFQADGEEVWSFQQPDDPESGLETGTFYAPAVAGDTVYASSPTHLYALTASDGSQKWVQTDVTGGVPTVVDGTIYLPAGEKIVARSTTDGSKEWESRVGSPNPVAVADGVVYANHNKLHAIDTTDGSVLWQTELPGAASTPGEFPTQGDSSPDLTSFGPSPPPVVADGTVYACSGGTISALDAASGGIQWSYDTNGTAAWTPAVADGELYVVVSDASPMDTDIYGRVVALTEP, encoded by the coding sequence ATGGGAAAACGTTCACCCGGGGCACCGGGAGAGGGAGGGCAGCGGGGATGGCGCCGCCGTCGCGTGTTGGCGACCGCCGGTGCGACCACGATGGGCGCGCTCGCGGGCTGTCAGTCAGGCAGCGACGACACTGGGATGAGTGACCGATCGGACGAACACGAATCGGCGGGGACCGATAGTGGTTCTGCAGAGGGGGCGGCCACCGGCAGCCGGATGTACCGCGTCGACGCGGCCAACTCCGGACACCTGAGCGAGGCGCGCGGGCCACAGGAACAGCCGGTCGAGAAGTGGTACGAAGCCAGAACGACGATAAGCTTCATTACGCCAGCAGTCGCCGACGGAACGGTCCACGTCGGCCCGGAACTGGCCGCCTCGGATGGGACCGTCAACTGGGATGGCGACTTCTACGAGCGCTCGCCGGCGATTGTCGATGGACGGCGATACTCGGTAACGTTCACCGAACTGAATACGGTTAGCCTCGACGACACGCTCAACGAGTGGAACTACTACTTCACCACCAATCCGTCGGCGCCGACGGTCGTCGACGGGGTCGCGTACCTCGGCTACGAACGCGGGCAGCTCTACGCGCTGACGACGCCCGGCGAGGACGAGGAGGGATTCCAGGCGGACGGCGAAGAGGTGTGGTCGTTCCAGCAGCCCGACGACCCCGAGAGCGGCCTCGAAACGGGGACGTTCTACGCGCCGGCCGTCGCCGGCGATACCGTCTACGCGAGTTCGCCGACCCATCTGTACGCACTTACGGCCTCCGACGGCAGCCAGAAGTGGGTTCAGACTGACGTGACCGGAGGCGTCCCAACCGTCGTCGACGGGACGATCTACCTCCCCGCGGGCGAGAAAATCGTTGCTCGCTCGACCACCGACGGGTCGAAAGAGTGGGAGTCCCGCGTCGGCAGTCCCAACCCGGTGGCGGTGGCAGACGGCGTTGTCTACGCGAACCACAACAAACTGCACGCCATCGATACCACCGACGGCAGCGTTCTGTGGCAGACGGAACTCCCTGGTGCGGCGTCGACGCCGGGCGAATTCCCCACGCAGGGAGACTCCTCTCCGGACCTGACTTCTTTCGGTCCGTCACCCCCGCCCGTCGTAGCGGACGGGACCGTCTATGCCTGCAGCGGGGGAACGATCTCGGCACTTGATGCAGCCAGTGGCGGGATACAGTGGTCCTACGATACGAACGGGACGGCCGCCTGGACGCCGGCCGTCGCCGACGGCGAACTCTACGTCGTCGTCTCCGACGCCTCGCCTATGGACACGGACATCTACGGCCGTGTCGTCGCGCTCACCGAGCCCTGA
- a CDS encoding alpha/beta fold hydrolase, whose translation MEQRRWLNNSLYPFESNYFDADDGRIHYVESGTGDPILLVHGTPTWSFLYRDLITHLSRDHRVIAVDHLGFGLSDKPQGAGYTPEDHATRLTNLIDYLGVDEFTLVVHDFGGPIGLPLAIRRPETVSRLVLFNTWLWSLKNDTTVRLTNLVMRGRLARLFYCRYNGSARFLLKAAWGDETPLTDEVHRHYTNPFPTAADRTAPLVLAQELIGSTEWYESLWQQRSQITQKPTLVMWGLQDPAFDDSYLKRWEDTLSNATVHRLPNVGHFVPDEAADEVTEVVSEFLDKT comes from the coding sequence ATGGAGCAACGAAGGTGGCTCAATAACTCGCTCTATCCGTTCGAATCGAACTATTTCGATGCAGATGACGGACGGATACACTACGTCGAGAGCGGGACCGGTGACCCGATACTTCTCGTCCACGGAACGCCGACGTGGTCGTTTCTCTACCGGGATCTCATTACGCATCTCTCACGTGATCATCGAGTGATCGCCGTGGATCATCTCGGATTCGGGTTATCTGATAAACCGCAAGGTGCGGGGTATACACCGGAGGATCACGCTACAAGACTCACAAATCTCATCGACTATTTGGGGGTAGATGAGTTCACGCTCGTCGTACACGATTTTGGCGGGCCGATCGGTCTCCCCCTCGCAATTCGACGGCCGGAAACCGTGAGTCGTCTCGTTCTGTTCAACACGTGGCTGTGGTCGCTCAAGAACGATACGACAGTTAGATTGACAAATCTCGTGATGCGTGGACGACTTGCTAGACTTTTCTATTGCAGATACAACGGTTCTGCGCGGTTTCTACTGAAAGCAGCGTGGGGAGACGAAACCCCACTGACAGACGAGGTGCATCGTCACTATACGAATCCGTTTCCGACTGCTGCTGATCGCACCGCTCCCTTGGTGCTCGCACAGGAGCTCATCGGTTCTACCGAGTGGTACGAATCGCTATGGCAACAACGCTCTCAGATAACACAAAAACCGACTCTCGTCATGTGGGGACTCCAAGATCCTGCTTTCGACGACTCGTATCTCAAACGGTGGGAGGACACTCTTTCTAATGCGACCGTTCATCGACTTCCGAACGTTGGACATTTCGTTCCGGACGAGGCAGCAGATGAGGTGACCGAAGTTGTCAGTGAGTTTCTGGACAAGACATGA
- a CDS encoding DUF5817 domain-containing protein — MYAVVGCSDCSNLWIIEGQSETTQCPRCGARKAYEKRKKFVETDDAAHARDVRASMLANRQGEGEAFAKLDSFAALEDDVADGVVDDAEYLAESGLDVEEVDAAGDRDPRGPSRSGSKKEIVKGALEALDEPTEDEIVDYTGERGVSAEYVRDALEKLTRRGVVSESRGRYRLL, encoded by the coding sequence ATGTACGCCGTCGTCGGCTGTAGCGACTGTTCGAACCTCTGGATCATCGAGGGGCAATCCGAGACGACCCAGTGTCCCCGCTGTGGCGCGCGCAAGGCCTACGAGAAGCGCAAGAAGTTCGTCGAGACCGACGACGCCGCCCACGCCCGCGACGTTCGGGCGTCGATGCTCGCGAACCGCCAGGGCGAGGGCGAGGCCTTCGCGAAACTCGACTCCTTCGCGGCTCTCGAGGACGACGTAGCCGACGGCGTCGTCGACGATGCGGAGTACCTCGCGGAATCGGGACTCGACGTGGAGGAAGTCGACGCGGCCGGCGACCGCGATCCGCGCGGACCGAGTCGGAGCGGCAGCAAGAAAGAGATCGTGAAGGGAGCGCTCGAGGCGCTCGACGAGCCGACCGAAGACGAGATCGTCGACTACACGGGCGAGCGCGGCGTGTCGGCCGAGTACGTGCGTGACGCGCTCGAGAAGCTGACGCGACGCGGGGTCGTCAGCGAGAGCCGCGGCCGGTATCGGTTGTTGTGA
- a CDS encoding cupin domain-containing protein produces the protein MERVSIDDREPSEAADGVHLALLAGTDSMNVQHFEIEPGATVDEHSHPHEQTGFIAAGELTFLVEGDEIVCGPGDSYAIPGGEPHAAENRADEPVRGVDIFSPPREDPTWQTE, from the coding sequence ATGGAACGCGTCTCCATCGACGACCGCGAACCGTCCGAAGCCGCCGACGGCGTCCACCTCGCCCTGTTGGCCGGCACCGACTCGATGAACGTCCAGCACTTCGAGATCGAACCCGGTGCGACCGTTGACGAGCACAGCCACCCCCACGAGCAGACCGGCTTCATCGCCGCGGGCGAACTGACCTTCCTCGTCGAGGGCGACGAAATCGTCTGCGGGCCGGGCGACTCCTACGCGATCCCCGGTGGCGAGCCCCACGCGGCCGAGAACCGCGCCGACGAACCGGTTCGGGGCGTCGATATCTTCAGCCCGCCGCGCGAAGATCCGACCTGGCAGACCGAGTAG